The Ziziphus jujuba cultivar Dongzao chromosome 1, ASM3175591v1 genome segment CCAAATGCCTTATAGTTTACGAAGGTTGTTTGCTACTTTATTAGTATATTGTAGTCCAAGTAATCCGAGAGATTTATGGATTAAATATGAGAAAGCATTATctgatgattttaaatatttaaattatagtgATAGAGTTAAAAGATCAAAAGTTTTAGGACATATTAACATTATCCTGGAATCAATGGGAAAAACTTTAGCTGATTATGATCTtttggaatttgacattgatgacaATGATATTCATGATGATAATAGAGAAATTAGTGAGGAATTATCGATTGTTATAAATGATGATGATATTGCATGTGCACAATCTTtaaatattgaacaaaaatatgcaTACGATCAAATATTAGATAAAGTGTTCTCTAAAGTACCTGGTTTGTTTTTCATTGATGGCCCTGGTGGAAGTGGAAAAACTTTCTTATATAAAACAATTCTTGCTGCTGTTAGATCAAAAGGTTTAATTGCCCTTGATACAGCATCTTCAGGAGTTGCAGCTTCCATTTTACCTGGTGGAAGAACAGCTCATTCCAGGTTTAAAATACCTTTAGTGATGGAAGAACATAATACATGTCATGTTAGTAAACAATCAGGATTAGCGAAACTTATGAAAGATGCAAGTTTAATAGTATGGGATGAAGCTCCGATGGTAAAAAAGGAAGCAATTGAATCATTAGATAAGATGTTACAAGATATAAATGAATGTGATTTGTTATTTGGTGGTAAAGTAGTTGTTTTTGGTGGGGATTTTAGACAAGTTATTCCTGTAGTTCCAAAAGGTACTAGAGAAGAAGTTATAAATTCATCTTTagttaattcatatttatggccaaaattacataaaataaaattaagtcaaAATATGCGAGCTCAATTTGATCCTTTATTTAGTCAATATTTGTTACGCATTGGTGATGGAGTTGAAGAATATATTCATGATGA includes the following:
- the LOC132800402 gene encoding uncharacterized protein LOC132800402 → MGKTLADYDLLEFDIDDNDIHDDNREISEELSIVINDDDIACAQSLNIEQKYAYDQILDKVFSKVPGLFFIDGPGGSGKTFLYKTILAAVRSKGLIALDTASSGVAASILPGGRTAHSRFKIPLVMEEHNTCHVSKQSGLAKLMKDASLIVWDEAPMVKKEAIESLDKMLQDINECDLLFGGKVVVFGGDFRQVIPVVPKARAFQKLPSRPPFSPTFVSHSPASSSSIVT